The following is a genomic window from Caldicellulosiruptor danielii.
TGGAAGATATAATAAACGCTGCTAAACTTGCTCAGGCGCATGAGTTTATTATACAGTTCCCAGATGGATACGATACTCTTGTTGGAGAAAGAGGAATTGGCCTTTCAGGTGGTCAGAAACAACGTATTGCAATCGCAAGAGCTCTTTTAAAAAAACCTAAAATATTAATCCTCGATGATGCAACATCAGCAGTTGATATGGAAACAGAATATTTGATAAGCAAAGCTTTAGAAGAATATTTTAAAGACTGTACAGTATTTATCATTGCTCACAGGATTTCAATGGTAAAAGATTGTGACTTGATACTCTACCTTGAAAATGGAAAGATTGTAGAAAAAGGAACCCATAGTGAACTTTTGGCTATAAAAGGCAGATATTACAATATATTTGTTCAGCAATACAAAGATATTCTAAGTTCACAAAAAGAAGGTGATAGACTTTGAACAATTCCACAAAAAGGCTTAGAATTGAAGAAGATGAACCAATAACAAAACCTTTTAACTGGTCACAGTTTGTAAGACTTTTGAAATATATAAAGCCATATAGAAGGTACTTTATATACTCTCTTCTTCTGATGATGCTTGCTACATTCTACAATCTTGCCGGACCGTATTTGATAAGATTGGTTATTGATATTGATATTCCCCAGAGAAACATCCATGCTCTTTTGTATAAGGCAGTTTTCTATATTGTGCTTACTTTACTGTACGTAATAAGTCTTCGTGTAAGAACCATATTTATGACAAAACTCGGCAACAATGTAGTCTCAGATATTCGAATGCATCTTTTTACTCATCTTCAGAAACTATCTCTTAACTTTTTTGACAGTCGACCTGCAGGCAAAATAATGGTAAGGGTAATGAATGACGTTGATTCTTTATCAGAGCTTTTGTCTAATAGTATTTTAAATGTGTTGGTTGATACTTTAAACCTTTGGGCTATCATAGCAATAATGCTTTCAATAGATGTAAAACTTTCCATTGTCGCACTTGGAGTGCTTCCTTTGTTAATCTCAATAATCATAATATTAAAAAATACCATAAGAACAAGATGGCAAGATGTTAGGAAAAAATCGTCCACTTTAAATGCTTACATCCATGAAAGCATACAGGGAATGAAAGTAACTCAGGCTTTTGTTAGAGAAGAAAAAAATGCTGAAATTTTTAAAATGTTAAACACTGCATTTAAAAATACATGGATGAAAGCAATCAGAGTAAACAACCTATTTTGGCCAAGCATCGAATTCACTGGAACTCTCTCGAGTGTTTTTATATTTCTTTTTGGCATCTGGATGATGAGAAAGGGGTACACAACACTTGGCACGATCATAGCATTTTCTAATTATATGGGAATGTTCTGGCAACCCATTAACAATATATCTAACTTTTATAACCAGCTGGTGGTTGCAATGGCATCAACCGAACGTATATTTGAAATTCTCGATACTCAACCGGATGTTCAAGATAGCCCAGATGCATATGACTTGCCACCAATTAGAGGTGAAATAACGTTTGAAAATGTTTCTTTTTCATACGACGAGGAAAAACTTGCTTTAAAGGATGTTTCATTTACCATTAAAGCAGGTGAGACAATTGCGCTTGTAGGAGAAACAGGTGCAGGAAAAACTACAATAATAAATCTCATTGCAAGGTTTTATGACCCTCAAAAAGGAAGAATCTTGATTGACGGACATGACATCAAAAAAGTAACTTTAAACTCTTTAAGAAAGCAAATGGGTATAATGCTTCAAGACACATTTATATTCTCTGGTACAATTGCAGACAACATTCGATACGCAAAACCTGATGCCACAATGGATGAAGTAATAAAGGCTGCAAAGATTGTTAATGCGCACGAGTTTATTATGAAGATGGAAAACGGATATGATACTGAGGTAAACGAAAGAGGAAGTCGGCTCTCCTCAGGTCAAAGACAGCTCATTGCATTTGCCAGAGCACTTTTAGCTGACCCAAAAATACTGATATTAGATGAGGCCACATCGGCAGTAGATACTCAAACAGAGGTCTTAATTCAACAAGCTATAGAAAAATTGACATCTGGCAGGACTTCAATTATTATAGCTCACAGACTGTCCACAATCAGAAATGCTGACAGGATATTTGTTATCCACGATGGACAAATTGTTGAAGAAGGCAGTCATACTCAGCTTCTTGAGAAGAAAGGTTATTATTATAATCTCTACTCTTCACAGTTCAAATATTTTGAAAAATAATGACCTAATTAAAAATGGCCGGTAAATAGAACCAGCCATTTTTGTGATTCATGCCTGGTATCTGTTTATTGTACTGTGAAGCTGTGTCTGCCATTTTTCATAAACTGGTATTATTTCGTTTTGATACTTGGCAAGAAGCTTTTCTGCTACTGGATGCTTATACATCTGAAGAAGTTCGCCCAACCTTTCCTGAAATTCATTTTCTGTGTTTTGAAGACTTTCTACATCAAACTCATCTTGAATTACCCTCAGAGCACTTGAAATACTCAAAAATGCTTCAATGATATCGTTCAAAAGATAAAAAGAGTCCTCAAACCTCAGCTGCGGAATTTGAACACTTATGATATGCTCAAAAGCTTCTGACATGGTAGAGGTAAGCTCATTTATCTTTTGGATAATCTCTAAGTACTTTTCATTCATTTTTCTAACCCAGCCTTCCTAAACTTAGTGTAAATATGTAATTTATAATACCACAATTAAATCAAGATTTCATCTACTAAATTGAAAAAGGGCGGGAAATCTCCCCGCCCTTTTTCAGTAGTTTAACATTCATTATTTGAGCTCAACTTTTGCACCAACTTCTTCGAGTTTCTTCTTAATCTGCTCAGCTTCTTCTTTTGAAACATTTTCTTTGATTGGCTTTGGAGCACCATCAACAAGGTCCTTTGCCTCTTTCAATCCAAGACCAGTTATCTCTCTTACAACTTTGATAACCTTAATCTTATCGCTACCAGCGTCTGCTAAAATAACATTAAATTCTGTCTTCTCCTCTGCAGCTGGAGCTGCTGCCTGAGCACCTGCAACTGGAACTGCTGCAACTGCAACTGGAGCTGCCGCTGTAACACCAAACTCTTCTTCCAAAGCTTTTACCATCTCAGAAAGCTCCAATACTGTCAATGTTTTGATTTCTTCAATCAATCTTTGAACCTTTTCGCTTGCCATCTTAAAAACAACCTCCCATTTCAAAATTTTTTTAATTTTTTATTTATGTTAAGCACTCTGCTTTTTAGCAATAGCATCGAGTGCCAGAACAAGCTTCCTAATTGTACCAGAAAGTACATATACAAGACCAGACATTGGCGCGTTCAAGCCACCAAGCATCTTTGCAATAAGCTCTTCTCTTGATGGAAGTTTGGAAAGTGCATCAACCTCATCTGCAGAAATCACTTTGCCTTCAATAAATCCGCCTCTTATTTCTAACTTTTCAAGGTCTTTCGCACCTTCTTTTAATACCTTTGCAACCTTTACAGGGTCATCGTATGAAAATGCAACGGCAATAGGCCCTTCAAAAAACTGTTCAAGCTCAGAAAGATTATTTTCCCTTACAGCAAAGGTAAACAAAGTCTTTTTTACAACCTTGTACTCAATTCCTGCTTCTCTTAGCTTCTTCCTGAGCGCTGTGTCCTGCTCTACGGTAATCCCATGATTGCAAACAATCACACCAGCTTTTGCTTTAGACAACTTATCCTTATATTCATTTAGAAGCTGTTCTTTTACTGTTCTTGACTTTGCCAACAAATTCACCTCCCTTTTGTATCCCATAAAAATTATTAAAGCCTCTTTAAGTTTACCTTAAAGAGGCTGTAATTATCCCTCACCCATTCAGCCAATATATAGAAAGTAAATTTCAAACCATCTTGGCCGACGGGTTTTAACATAATTACAACCTCGGTAGGCAAACCTTTAAGCAAAGTACCTTTAAAAAGTACTTTGCACCTACTGTCTTCGGTTGTAGGCTATTCATTTTTTAAATTTTTTAGAAAATTTTTATACCATTACAACGGTTTTAATGGGTTTATTTTAATTCCAGGTCCCATTGTTGTTGCTACTGTGATGCTTTTTATAAACTGTCCTTTTGCAGCAGCTGGTCTTGCTTTGATAATTGCATCTATTAGTGTTCTATAGTTTTCAAGAAGCTTCTCTTTACCAAATGAAACCTTACCAATTGGAGAGTGAATTATAGCTGTCTTATCAAGCCTAAATTCAACTCTACCAGCTTTTGCTTCTTTTACAGCTTTTGCAATATCCATTGTCACTGTTCCTGATTTTGGGTTTGGCATCAAACCTTTGGGACCCAAAATCTTGCCAAGTCTTCCTACCAAACCCATCATATCGGGTGTTGCAATGCACACATCAAAATCTGTCCAACCTTCATTTTGAATCTTTGCAACAAGCTCTTCTGCTCCGACATAATCTGCTCCTGCTTCTTCTGCCTCTTTTGCCTTGTCACCTTTTGCAAAAACTAAAACTCTTACGTTTTTACCTGTACCGTTTGGCAAAACCACAGTGCCTCTTACCTGCTGGTCTGCATGTCGTGGATCTACATTTAACCTTACATGAACTTCTACCGTTTCGT
Proteins encoded in this region:
- a CDS encoding ABC transporter ATP-binding protein, which translates into the protein MNNSTKRLRIEEDEPITKPFNWSQFVRLLKYIKPYRRYFIYSLLLMMLATFYNLAGPYLIRLVIDIDIPQRNIHALLYKAVFYIVLTLLYVISLRVRTIFMTKLGNNVVSDIRMHLFTHLQKLSLNFFDSRPAGKIMVRVMNDVDSLSELLSNSILNVLVDTLNLWAIIAIMLSIDVKLSIVALGVLPLLISIIIILKNTIRTRWQDVRKKSSTLNAYIHESIQGMKVTQAFVREEKNAEIFKMLNTAFKNTWMKAIRVNNLFWPSIEFTGTLSSVFIFLFGIWMMRKGYTTLGTIIAFSNYMGMFWQPINNISNFYNQLVVAMASTERIFEILDTQPDVQDSPDAYDLPPIRGEITFENVSFSYDEEKLALKDVSFTIKAGETIALVGETGAGKTTIINLIARFYDPQKGRILIDGHDIKKVTLNSLRKQMGIMLQDTFIFSGTIADNIRYAKPDATMDEVIKAAKIVNAHEFIMKMENGYDTEVNERGSRLSSGQRQLIAFARALLADPKILILDEATSAVDTQTEVLIQQAIEKLTSGRTSIIIAHRLSTIRNADRIFVIHDGQIVEEGSHTQLLEKKGYYYNLYSSQFKYFEK
- the rplL gene encoding 50S ribosomal protein L7/L12 codes for the protein MASEKVQRLIEEIKTLTVLELSEMVKALEEEFGVTAAAPVAVAAVPVAGAQAAAPAAEEKTEFNVILADAGSDKIKVIKVVREITGLGLKEAKDLVDGAPKPIKENVSKEEAEQIKKKLEEVGAKVELK
- the rplJ gene encoding 50S ribosomal protein L10; this encodes MGYKREVNLLAKSRTVKEQLLNEYKDKLSKAKAGVIVCNHGITVEQDTALRKKLREAGIEYKVVKKTLFTFAVRENNLSELEQFFEGPIAVAFSYDDPVKVAKVLKEGAKDLEKLEIRGGFIEGKVISADEVDALSKLPSREELIAKMLGGLNAPMSGLVYVLSGTIRKLVLALDAIAKKQSA
- the rplA gene encoding 50S ribosomal protein L1, giving the protein MFRGKKYQEAAKLVDKTKLYDPEEAIELALKTSYAKFDETVEVHVRLNVDPRHADQQVRGTVVLPNGTGKNVRVLVFAKGDKAKEAEEAGADYVGAEELVAKIQNEGWTDFDVCIATPDMMGLVGRLGKILGPKGLMPNPKSGTVTMDIAKAVKEAKAGRVEFRLDKTAIIHSPIGKVSFGKEKLLENYRTLIDAIIKARPAAAKGQFIKSITVATTMGPGIKINPLKPL